A segment of the Trifolium pratense cultivar HEN17-A07 linkage group LG7, ARS_RC_1.1, whole genome shotgun sequence genome:
gttgagtaacattaaacgatagttcaacaataattttggataaatattcatacaaagaaaattatgttatattacggaagacttccttatagatcacattcgaagtcttagtcgtatcttcactgtcgtcatcgatgatcaatatttttaatcattttctaaaagtaactcttgaaattgcaacatacaactgacaatgtgaaaacactggcgacgaaagatatatcccaacatgctttaaaaattgtccatgactcttattaatagtcattgcaaaataaatcattatagaaaattgtctccgttgaaatttaaaaggaattctcacgtcagatggtgtgagagaaaatctaggtatgaaagtCTTGTTCctttgcataatcctaatttttgattcaaattccttaatagcataactgacactccaactttaagtctcaacttgtgatttggaagtcccgatgtagaaatcgtgttcaaaaattcgggagtatgaacatcatccactgtttgatcgtctacattttgtgtgagtggagtatcataactcaaatatatttttttcttcaccaggaattaaatccaacatataataatttattttgtcgactattaaatttttaggagctagtatagctctattttggaaatacattatatcgttcatgttttgtaaaagttggggatatgtgctttcaacgataaaagcaagaggatcacctgaatttggaatcaataaatctgatggaatgtcaagttttaaatcatcgtcgttgtcatctccaatttctccatcgccaacacccaaaacccattcagaaaacaatcgtctttgttcaacgtctgcactcgaagcaccaccgagaagcctcatgtttttactcaatgttaaaacttcacaaaaattccaaagaaccgaagaattaatagtagcatgaacaacttctggccctGTACCTTTTGGTATTattggtagaatttgtctaaaatcttcgccaaaaacaacaacttttccaccgaaggaaatgtgtttatttttttcatcaacagacttaagaatatattttaaagttcgACCAACAGCTTCGAaatagtgtttgtgcatcattggtgcttcatcccatataatgagttttgctttttgtattaatagcgccaaagggcttttaggaactatggtacatgttgaaaactcatcaacatttagaggaatacaaaaccttgaatgtgttgttctaccaccaggtataagcaatgcagcgatcccacttgaggcaactgttaaaattatctcaccttttgagtgTAATGCTTAGaagaatacaaaaccttgaatgtgttgttctaccgccaggtataagcaatgcagcgatcccacttgaggcaactgttaaaactatctcaccttttgagcgttatgcggctgacatggccctctagataaatgtcttccatgtaccgccataaccataaagaaaaaacacatcaggtttgttttcgttaactcttatcatgattgtgtcatatacttacgttgctctgaagtcatagttgacatcaatctaacatgttcctcgactaatgattgtctgttataattcaattcgtcgtgtattaaactattttgtatatcaggaactaatgatgtgtctgctctaagCATTGggggataatcttttaaactcttcacacaactacgtaacatcatctcaatatctgctagtgcatattgtatcaattgatcatcggttaatattaaatctgcattgttaaaatcaaaataatgaatgtgatttgacatgactatggttgtgtttgattgtattggaaaaaaaattgatttagcagaattgagtttgataataactttccaaaacacacatgataataactttccaaatctcacatgataattattctctaaatttatgatccggtagaaaaaaaatcattgatcaggaaagacataaaaatatttcgtgatgaataatatagtcaacaataattttgacatgatttgcgtcaaaaaataattttgatatgatatacttttaaaattgatgatgtttatcaattattgcacataattttaatcacaattggtatacttgccatagtggttgaaaatattgccttgcattaaaaggttgcgggttcgaatcttagtcaagacaaaattgtattattttttaataaaaattgcaagataaaatggagggaaaactgggaaaacaaattagggtttagagtttgcttctGTATACAAGcttactagaactttgacccatgcggtgcatgggtctaattaggtgtaatatgtaataataaaaaataaaatacaaaaattctaagagcattttcaataagagtatagggaatttcatggactaattattctatatttgtttatgtgcttattttatattttatatattttttaaataatttttgaaccccatcgttttgtttacttattaaaaaaaaattgctgataactaaaggttcaaaaattgatgataattaaaggttaaaaaaaaattaaagacgtaatcaagaacataaacttaagtagacatccataaataaataaaaattgtgattaattccgccgttcaaatttattgaaaacagggttaacatattaggattcctaaattctttcataattgaagcacatgttttagcggttaaaatgttttattgtaagtaagagatgcaggttcgatgacaaatctgtatatttttaatataaagctgcaataaaaacaaagagaaaatgaggggaaaattttttggtttagggttaacttatgttagcaagcttataatataagagattatcggtttttaattgtttaaattgtgcaatgaaaattgatggtgcttaattgtcgtatgaaatctttcctatgaaagttgatggagcttaacactttgtggacataatttaaatcacaattggtctgctagtgcatattatatcaattgatcatcggttaatattaaatctgcaatattaaaaacaaaataatgaatgtgattagtgacatgactatggttgtgtttggttgtattgcaaaaaaattgatttagtagaattgagtttgataataacttttcaaattacacgtgataataactttccaaatcttacatgataattattctctaaatttatgatccggtagaaaaaaaatcattgatcaggaaagacataaaaatatttcgcgatgaataatatagtcaacaataattttgatatgatatacttttaaaattgatggtgcttatcaattattgcacataattttaatcataattggtatagttgccataatggttggaaatattgccttgcattgaagggttacgggtttgaatcctagtcaagacaaaattgtattattttttaataaaaattgcaagataaaatggagggaaaacatggaaaacaaattagggtttagagtttgcttgtgtatacaagcttataatataaaagataatataaaagatttaacACTGCAACTGCaagaatttattttgaaaaaatctataAGAAACAGACCCTAAATCTCCTCTAATCTTCTCGATTATTTAGATTTTATTAATCTACTTATAGATAATCATTAAAAACCTTAATAACTGGTCTATTAAAGTTCAAGTACAAACTTATTTAGTGGCAACCTCATTCCGCTGTGCTTCTCCAACCAGTTCTATAATGTTGCAGCAATCACTTATGTATAAACTTAGGTACTTGTGCATTGATTATGCAGAAAATTTTGGTCCATAACCAAGGAATGGAAATTTCAACAATTGAATAAATTTCTAAACACTCAATCTTTTCATGAACAATGATATTTGTACAACTATTTTGTGACAAATGTTCATAATACTTGTTTACGTAATGTTGTTGATTTTCAAGAGAGTTAAATGAGAAAATTTTGTGCTTAAAAATGGActtgtgtttttatttaaatacaaaatattctaaatttacatttttttggtagtaatattacttattttttacGAAGCCGCGAGTTACTTATAAGATCAATCTAAATTATAAGATTGGTGAAAGTGTAGCGATGAAACCCTCCCtattgtagagaaaaaaaaaagactttgaTGAGTCCCTACATCTATTAAATTTTAGTCCCTTATATTTTACAAAAGTTCACGTATCATGtttcaaataactttttttaatatacaaaAATCATTAGTAAATAGTTTCGACAATTGATCAACTCTCTATATGCACAATgattgaacaaaaaattattagcaaaaatactaattattttgaacccaaaataataaaacgcacaaaatagtaataatttatttggaTATAAGTAGTTGATGATGTGGTTAAATGAAAATTTTTCATTGGTTTAAATggagtatatttttttgataaaaagatAATACAAACACTATAGAGCCATCAAAGGGGCCGGCCTGGCCCGGCCTGAAGCGGCCCGGTCAAATAAAGGGGTCGGCCCAGCCCGATCCGTTAACTTCATGGCCCGGCCCGCTTAGCCCGACCCGATAAGAAAAAGCCTACATGGCCCGATGGGCTGACACAATaattttcatagtttttttttttttttgaaaaaaaaaacattctactaaatttatgttatatttctcaactaaatcttcaataattcgtatccctatattttctcacataatctctcaAACAACAATACCttctctttatcctcatcaaacaaactaacaaatctctaacaaataatctcattctaatccaataagtttttttgtcatattattattattacaaaaaaaaaaatttcaaattttatatctttcattcatccattgtaatttaaattaaaaaaaaacaaaaatatagaaagaatatttattttatattcttcgttgtaattgcacaaaaaaaaaatttaaaataaaaataaaaagatgatatgctttaaaataggaataaaacagattatagataggaacaaaacacaaataataacaataaaacaacaaaaataataaaaaaaattatatatgaatttatgcataaaaataggaccaaaatataacaataaaaagattataaaattttttaaaataatttttttaattctttaaggggccgaCCCAAAAGCCTATGGGCCGGCCCATGATGGCCCATGAAAAAGCCTGACCCGATAAGGTCCGGCCCGATAAGGCTCGGCCCCCTTTTTATGAAGCTCGGCCCGTGTAAAATGatagggctaatgggccggcccgataACCCGACCATTTTTTACAGCTCTACAAACACAATAATTTGACAAATATAAAACACATATTCActattttaaagaaaatctaTGGGACCACACATAACAAAGTACATATTTCCACATGTGTTGTACTGATATGGAACCCAAACTCGTACTTGTCAAATTATTGTGTTTGTATAACActtctaaaaaataatcattcttTGAATTTTAACTTTCATAGGGTTATTATTGATGCTAGTGTGAGAGACCAAGTGGTATATCTCACCAGTGAGAAAGTGACTTTAAACCCTTGGATGTGATAAACCGCTGTGATTGTGTACATGGAGAGAGAAAAATCCCTGCTATTATAGCAGGTGAAtaatactattatttatttatatctcAAACTCTTTTTTACCGTAGAATTAgtttcttccttttcttttggtACAGAAAATGTTCTTCTTTCTCAAAAAAACTCATCTTTCTTATTCCTTTCCTTATCTCTACTTCTATATATTCATTGCGCTTCTTCCTCGCCATGCAACTCCACTCTCTAACCcaattctaaaccctaatccataATTTTGACCAATCCCTTGATCTATGGTCCCAATCTCAAACACCTTTGATCTGGTTCTTCAATAAGAACAAatatgaggagtgctagcaacacactctttaaccaATATATGGGtctacatttttttatgggacccatgtgaatttcaaccaataaaagcgagtgtgttggagtgtgtttgttaaagagtgtgttgctagcattattcgaACAAATATTCTCTTCTATTCAACCACCGCAACTTCGTCGGCAGCAAGGGCAGTAGCTACAGTGGCGAGATCGAATGAAGTGGGGAGAGCGTTGTCTTGTTCTAGTGTGAGCCTCCATCGTTCGATGTTGACGGCGTCGACGAAACCTGATGAAATTGACATTGACGACCATGTTAAAGTTGACGGTGGTCGGTGGCGGAACCTACAAAATCACATGAAACACAGATTCAAAAATATCAACtcagtttgtcaaaaaaaaaaaataccaactCAAGCTATTGTGTTGTTTTTGAGTTATGAACTATGAACCATGGACACATGACACTGCacaccgctaatgtaaaaaagATAAGACActgctacatatttataaaacataaatTGATGATCAAAATGTATACATGTAAATCAaatttgagcaagttatttcttagaaaaagttataaaacaagatatgatctactatcgaaaaaactaaaaatatggtaatcaaaatgtaatgtcttcaatcctcattaatcaatattgttgtttcgacacatctttAACGCTTGTAGATATGTTTGATATGTGCCTAAGTAgatctccgagttttaggaggctctgtgcacTATTTATAGAGGTGTCGGTGTCATAGCTTATGAACAATATATtctaaagagaaaaaataatactaactttttttttatattcgtaaataaatcaaagtttaaaaaagtttaagatatttgtcaaaaaaataaattaagatatgcataaaaaaattttAAGATATAAATAAGTAATAGTATTATTCACCTGCTATAATAGCAcgaatttttctctctccatcCATGTACACAATCACAGCGGTTTATCACATCCAAGGGTTTAAAGTCACTTTCTCACTAGTGACAGATACCACTTGGTCTCTCACGCTAGCCTTAGCCTATTATTATGGCGGATTCTAGGGTGGGTGAGTGGATTAGGTATCCCACTGTGGGCAAGCTGCCTGAACCGTTGGATGAAGAATAATACCATGCACCATCTGTACCTTATgcttttctctctttctcttcccATCATTTCTCTCATCCGTCTGCATTTCTTGTTCTTGTATCTTGCTTCCTTTCTTCTACTCACATCCACACTCTctttattttctataaataaataataatacacaAACCTCCCAAATTAAtctcttattaattttattcaaatttcaaaccaaggatatatatataaaaccaatcACTATATCTATACATCCATATAAAATACTCATAAGTGAATATAGAAAAATCCAATTAAACAATCGAAGAACAAAATCAATTTAAGGCCTATTGATTCCAACACAAAATCAACTAAAGAACCTATCTTGTTTATGGGTGGTGTGTTGCTTTAAAGACTaatgttttgtgttttgttttagCTTTGGAATCATCTTTGTCTTGGTGCTTTTCATGATGTTGGgtgttttagtttcttttggggtgccatttttatttatttcctgtaTTTGTTTTGTGAAGCTTTGTATTTGACTTTGgtcttgtattttttatttggtaaaaatTGGTCTTGTATATGTTAGCTTTACCTGTGCTGAAGATTGAAGTTTTCATAAGAAATAGCAAATTATAGAAGTAGTTGTGAATTTTGTGTTTAATTAATCTGTGAACAAAAACAATTGAATGGAGAGATGAAAGAAAATAGAGTTACAAAGCCAGTAGATGatggggagagagagagaaaaaaaaatatggtacTGATGGTGCATGGTATTATTTTTCATCCAACGGTTCAGACAGCTTGCCCACGGTGGGAGACCTAATCCACTTACCCACCCTAGAATCCGCACAATTTGTAGAGAGTTTTTAAAATTCTTCTTTGACCATTTTGATTCAATGGACGTGATAAAGTCTTATAGAATTGGATCAATCTCAACCCTCTATTACACAACACCTTCCTTTTAATCACATACGCAGACCCACAACAAAACTTACACcctctcttctttctttctcgTTCCATCTCTCTCTCTGAACTCAGAACAGTTCCTTCTTTCTCTCTACCCTAAAACCTAGCCGCTACCGCCATAAGACAAGGCGGTTCCGGCCACCACGAGTGGTAAGATTCACTTTCAACAACCTTGCTTTTctttcataaaatttaattttctatcTAGTTTTAAGCAAATGGTTGCTAgtttcaattgtttttttaggtTTCTCTGTTTCCAATATTTAGGGTTATTCATactttatttgattattatgtATTATTACTGTAATGAATTTTCTGTAACACAAATTCGCATTtgtatgtataatgtatgaatTCTTTGTGATGAGTATAATTATGTTTGCTGAATGTATCTCATGGTATGTATTTTATTGTTGTGAAATTATGTTAAATTTgtattgtgatttattttggGGATTTTCTAAGGTATGGTATGAATTTTATGAATACAATATGGGTCATGTGGCTGTCACTCCTAATTCTTTGAGTCCGTCTCCTTTCAGTCTCCATTACAAATTGAAAACTGAAAACCTTATCTAGAGAGAGATGGAGAAGATGAAAATAGAAGAGGTTCAGTCGACGACGAAGAAACAGCGTGTTGCTACCCACACACACATAAAAGGCCTAGGTCTTGAGGTTTGTTCTCTTCCTCAACTTAGCAAGTTATTTTGTCTGTGAAAATAATCGCTAAATTTGAACCTTAATGGGCACAGCTTGCTTGTTGTGGGTGAAACCAAACCCTTTTGCTTATTGCCCAACAACATCAAAGTTTTGTTATGCTCAAATGTTTTGGATGCTTCAATTTTAAGTTAGctactatattttatttttggtttggttACTGTTCAGGTCACTGGAAAACCACTGCCTTTTGCTTCTGGGTTTGTGGGACAAGCTGAGGCAAGAGAAGCGTGTGGCCTTGTCGTTGATATGATACGGCAGAAGAAGATGGCCGGCAAGGCACTCCTTCTCGCCGGGCCACCTGGAACCGGAAAGACTGCATTAGCACTTGGGATATGTCAGGAGCTTGGGACCAAGGTTTCATACTGGAAATCAttcttatatttatattcttttgtCACGGTGTAGCTATAAGATTTATTTATACCACTTTGTAGGTTCCATTCTGCCCAATGGTTGGTTCGGAAGTATACTCAACAGAAGTAAAGAAGACTGAGGTTCTTATGGAAAATTTTCGACGGGCTATTGGTCTACGTATTAAGGAAAACAAAGAAGTATATGAAGGCGAGGTGAGTTCGTTGTGATTCCCTTGTTAAAATTGGGATGGTTTGTTGATCACTTTGTCTTCTTTTACATATattttgtatcaatttttttgatttttgttcataTGCAAGGTGACTGAGCTCTCTCCCGAAGAAACTGAGAGTATAACAGGAGGTTATGGTAAAAGCATCAGCCATGTGATAATTGGATTGAAGACAGTGAAAGGAACTAAGCAACTAAAGTTGGACCCAACGATATATGATGCCTTGATTAAGGAAAAGGTGtggtttcttattttctttcatttcctCTTCCTGCcattcttttctctttttgatAGCTCCTGTGTTTATATTTCATaacttttgttttctttgggtgggaagttattttcattttaaagcTATGCATATTGGTGTCAGCCGGTTTACTGCTTTTGATACATGGGATTTATGCACACTGTGCAGGTAGCTGTTGGGGATGTTATATACATTGAGGCAAATAGTGGGGCTGTGAAAAGGGTTGGCCGAAGTGATGCTTTTGCTACTGAGTTTGACCTTGAAGCAGAAGAGTATGTTCCACTTCCCAAGGGAGAGGTTCACAAGAAAAAAGAGATTGTTCAGGTATTTGATTTGAACACCAGTAGTATATTTATGGGATGTCTATTAGAGATTTCTAATGTAGTAAATTATATTTGAATCCTTGGCCATAAACAGTACTGTGAACCTGAGCTGACGTAAGGTTTCGTTTCTAAACGTAATGTAACTGTTAATTTCAATTGCTTCACTTCTA
Coding sequences within it:
- the LOC123894250 gene encoding ruvB-like protein 1 isoform X2, which codes for MEKMKIEEVQSTTKKQRVATHTHIKGLGLEVTGKPLPFASGFVGQAEAREACGLVVDMIRQKKMAGKALLLAGPPGTGKTALALGICQELGTKVPFCPMVGSEVYSTEVKKTEVLMENFRRAIGLRIKENKEVYEGEVTELSPEETESITGGYGKSISHVIIGLKTVKGTKQLKLDPTIYDALIKEKVAVGDVIYIEANSGAVKRVGRSDAFATEFDLEAEEYVPLPKGEVHKKKEIVQDVTLHDLDAANARPQGGQDILSLMGQMMKPRKTEITDKLRQEINKVVNRYIDEGVAELVPGVLFIDEVHMLDMECFSYLNRALESSLSPIVIFATNRGICTVRGTDMTSPHGIPVDLLDRLVIIRTQTYGPAEIIQILAIRAQVEELVVDEESLAFLGEIGQQTSLRHAVQLLSPASVVAKINGRDNICKADLEEICSLYLDAKSSAKLLQEQQEKYIT